A single region of the Drosophila miranda strain MSH22 chromosome 2, D.miranda_PacBio2.1, whole genome shotgun sequence genome encodes:
- the LOC108155451 gene encoding ralA-binding protein 1, with translation MEFDSPEEKEFPGLYAAEAADSKSKKSKEESDFDEDHEHNKKDLLIGRRKDKKDKGKDRGYAALEGESSPEEELETKSPSKSKKSKTFKFVSSKSKEKREKSRDKEKSVEEPAHKAKDTDKDKDKERERHDEKEVKKKDKKKDKKDKKSKQLSQQQDEDAEEEDLAMGCPVFGVSVSLATERSRCHDGIDLPMVVRDCIDYLQDQTHNFVIYKVEPIKAELLHLKRLYNNREHDEALNLFNVPLACGLLKLYLRDLPEPMLTTDLMYDFEDVARHQKGKEQRIGLQQLMEQVPKCNRTLVGWVMLHFYAVTDQERYNKLNHESIAVLLSPTLQMSAQLMVALLRHCRLLFADIQLIPYVPPLTAASKLPEDPEDIQMELRKQDSLLAQIHSEMNAGFITKKREEQLWEVQRIITQLKRKLRSFEKKQEKSIEELDGSVIQPVPATATAPVVVPVPVGEDITDSNNQPPAPPNSTVTTISTEEHKPGRRASSSSPVTHNIDVSDCIQVHRNEEHSPSPSPPLYTIDRESGFVLLPETNPHREELLRLQIEYDELVALQNELKARIKAERNEVYRLNKLCEKQLLKHQAAAGAQPPKEADYERIIEHYKRENALLEHKKQMLGKELKEERRACIALQVELRLQQF, from the exons ATGGAGTTTGATAGTCCTGAAGAGAAAGAGTTTCCCGGCCTGTATGCCGCGGAGGCAGCCGATTCCAAGTCCAAGAAGAGCAAGGAAGAGAGCGATT TCGACGAGGACCATGAGCATAACAAAAAGGACCTGCTTATAGGCAGGCGAAAGGACAAGAAAGATAAAGGCAAGGATCGTGGCTATGCAGCGCTCGAGGGCGAGAGTTCGCCCGAAGAAGAACTGGAAACAAA GAGTCCCTCGAAATCAAAGAAATCCAAAACATTCAAATTTGTCAGCTCCAAGAGCAAGGAGAAGCGTGAAAAATCGCGCGACAAGGAAAAGTCCGTGGAGGAGCCGGCTCACAAAGCAAAGGATACGGATAAGGACAAAGACAAGGAGCGAGAGCGCCACGATGAGAAGGAGGTCAAGAAGAAGGACAAGAAGAAAGACAAAAAGGACAAGAAGAGCAAGCAGCTGTCGCAGCAGCAGGACGAGGATGCAGAGGAGGAAGACTTGGCAATGGGCTGTCCCGTATTCGGGGTCTCCGTCAGTCTGGCCACCGAGAGATCGCGCTGCCACGATGGCATCGATCTGCCGATGGTTGTGCGGGACTGCATCGACTACTTGCAGGATCAAACACACAACTTTGTCATCTATAAGGTTGAGCCCATCAAGGCGGAGCTCCTCCACTTGAAGCGGCTCTACAACAACCGGGAACACGATGAGGCGTTGAATCTATTCAACGTTCCACTAGCTTGCGGTCTTCTGAAGCTGTATCTCCGCGATCTGCCGGAGCCAATGCTGACCACCGATCTGATGTACGATTTTGAGGACGTTGCCAGGCATCAAAAGGGCAAAGAGCAGCGGATTGGGCTACAGCAGCTGATGGAACAGGTGCCCAAGTGCAATCGAACCCTGGTCGGTTGGGTGATGCTCCACTTCTATGCGGTGACCGATCAGGAAAGGTACAACAAACTGAACCACGAGTCGATTGCCGTGCTACTGAGCCCAACACTCCAGATGTCGGCGCAACTGATGGTGGCGCTTCTCCGTCACTGTCGCCTTCTCTTTGCGGACATCCAGCTGATACC ATATGTACCGCCACTCACTGCGGCTTCCAAGCTTCCGGAGGACCCGGAGGACATCCAAATGGAGCTGCGGAAGCAGGACAGTCTTCTGGCCCAAATACACAGCGAAATGAATGCAGGTTTCATCACCAAGAAGCGCGAGGAGCAGCTCTGGGAGGTGCAGCGCATCATCACACAGTTGAAGCGAAAATTGCGCAGCTTCGAGAAGAAGCAGGAGAAATCCATCGAAGAGCTAGACGGCAGCGTTATTCAACCTGTACCTGCAACTGCGACTGCACCTGTTGTCGTTCCCGTACCTGTAGGCGAAGACATCACCGACTCCAATAATCAGCCACCAGCTCCCCCCAATTCCACGGTAACAACCATCAGCACAGAAGAACACAAGCCAGGCAGGCGGGCATCGAGTTCCAGTCCAGTCACCCACAATATAGACGTGTCTGACTGCATTCAAGTGCACAGAAACGAGGAGCATTCACCAAGTCCCAGCCCACCGCTGTACACCATAGACAGAGAGTCCGGCTTTGTCCTGTTGCCCGAGACGAATCCCCATCGCGAAGAGCTGCTACGCCTTCAAATAGAATACGATGAGCTGGTGGCCTTGCAGAATGAGCTTAAAGCCCGCATCAAGGCCGAACGCAACGAAGTCTATCGCTTGAATAAGCTGTGCGAGAAGCAGCTGCTCAAACATCAAGCGGCCGCCGGGGCGCAGCCTCCAAAGGAGGCCGACTACGAGCGGATAATCGAGCACTATAAGCGGGAGAATGCACTGCTGGAGCACAAGAAGCAAATGCTGGGCAAAGAGCTGAAGGAGGAGCGTCGGGCCTGCATAGCACTGCAAGTGGAGTTGCGccttcagcagttttaa
- the LOC108155456 gene encoding uncharacterized protein LOC108155456 isoform X2, giving the protein MTRGQTDAELNSFEMSSLRLNKQQKDHLALLQRPASDVVELCKSAFDYLINGPNASRYETLAKKYSADAVDREAVQRTVEALISLLISVTTRVGGTGVDMRAILRQTFPDLSDDVLEVLEQFVTSKRNFVEGSIKSANIRAYRLVNLDWRLEVRTASRTLLEQCSVVITMKLYLHREPKNENRELLEVDDSGRSEQELAAMQEDERRHRKDLLVQTDVSSLLYMIRTLEDALSESKTRRIRNIVEGIH; this is encoded by the exons ATGACCAGAGGACAAACAGATGCAGAG TTAAATTCTTTCGAAATGTCCTCGTTACGACTGAACAAACAGCAAAAGGATCACCTGGCGCTGCTGCAGCGACCAGCCAGCGATGTCGTGGAGCTGTGCAAGTCGGCCTTCGACTATCTAATCAACGGACCCAATGCCAGCCGCTACGAGACGCTGGCCAAGAAGTACTCGGCAGATGCCGTGGACAGGGAGGCAGTGCAGCGGACAGTGGAAGCCTTGATATCGCTTTTGATCAGCGTAACCACCCGCGTGGGTGGCACTGGCGTAGACATGCGGGCAATTCTGCGTCAGACATTCCCCGATCTCAGCGACGATGTTTTGGAGGTGCTGGAGCAGTTTGTGACGAGCAAGCGGAACTTTGTGGAGGGATCGATCAAGTCGGCCAATATACGCGCCTATCGGCTGGTCAACCTAGACTGGCGACTGGAAGTGCGCACAGCATCGAGAACACTGCTGGAGCAGTGTAGTGTGGTTATCACCATGAAGCTCTACCTGCACAGGGAGCCGAAAAACGAGAACCGAGAGCTGCTGGAGGTAGACGATTCAGGACGCAGCGAGCAGGAGCTGGCGGCCATGCAGGAGGATGAACGACGCCATCGCAAGGATCTGCTGGTTCAGACCGATGTCAGTAGTCTGCTGTACATGATCAGAACACTGGAGGACGCCCTTTCCGAGTCGAAGACGCGGCGCATCCGCAACATAGTCGAAGGCATACATTGA
- the LOC108155456 gene encoding uncharacterized protein LOC108155456 isoform X1, translating into MTRGQTDAELRHVPGPKSLHGPESQLLMLNSFEMSSLRLNKQQKDHLALLQRPASDVVELCKSAFDYLINGPNASRYETLAKKYSADAVDREAVQRTVEALISLLISVTTRVGGTGVDMRAILRQTFPDLSDDVLEVLEQFVTSKRNFVEGSIKSANIRAYRLVNLDWRLEVRTASRTLLEQCSVVITMKLYLHREPKNENRELLEVDDSGRSEQELAAMQEDERRHRKDLLVQTDVSSLLYMIRTLEDALSESKTRRIRNIVEGIH; encoded by the exons ATGACCAGAGGACAAACAGATGCAGAG CTGCGTCATGTGCCTGGGCCTAAATCCTTACATGGTCCTGAATCGCAACTATTGATG TTAAATTCTTTCGAAATGTCCTCGTTACGACTGAACAAACAGCAAAAGGATCACCTGGCGCTGCTGCAGCGACCAGCCAGCGATGTCGTGGAGCTGTGCAAGTCGGCCTTCGACTATCTAATCAACGGACCCAATGCCAGCCGCTACGAGACGCTGGCCAAGAAGTACTCGGCAGATGCCGTGGACAGGGAGGCAGTGCAGCGGACAGTGGAAGCCTTGATATCGCTTTTGATCAGCGTAACCACCCGCGTGGGTGGCACTGGCGTAGACATGCGGGCAATTCTGCGTCAGACATTCCCCGATCTCAGCGACGATGTTTTGGAGGTGCTGGAGCAGTTTGTGACGAGCAAGCGGAACTTTGTGGAGGGATCGATCAAGTCGGCCAATATACGCGCCTATCGGCTGGTCAACCTAGACTGGCGACTGGAAGTGCGCACAGCATCGAGAACACTGCTGGAGCAGTGTAGTGTGGTTATCACCATGAAGCTCTACCTGCACAGGGAGCCGAAAAACGAGAACCGAGAGCTGCTGGAGGTAGACGATTCAGGACGCAGCGAGCAGGAGCTGGCGGCCATGCAGGAGGATGAACGACGCCATCGCAAGGATCTGCTGGTTCAGACCGATGTCAGTAGTCTGCTGTACATGATCAGAACACTGGAGGACGCCCTTTCCGAGTCGAAGACGCGGCGCATCCGCAACATAGTCGAAGGCATACATTGA
- the LOC108153851 gene encoding malate dehydrogenase, mitochondrial: MLKQVTRQLALQGVRNFSVSQQNNFKVTVCGASGGIGQPLSLLLKQNPLVTDLSLYDIVHTPGVAADLSHIDTKSKTVGFMGADQLGESLKGSDVVVIPAGVPRKPGMTRDDLFNVNAGIIKDIASSIAKNCPKALIAIITNPVNTCVPIAAEILKKASVYDPNRLFGVSTLDVVRARAFIGHALNVDPQTVQIPVIGGHSGVTILPVLSQSQPLFKSSQDVIEKLTVRIQEAGTEVVKAKAGAGSATLSMAYAGARFAGSLLKGLNGEKNVIECSYVQSTITEATFFSTPLVLGKSGLKENLGLPKLNDYEKKLLEAAIPELKKNIQKGIDFANA, from the exons ATGTTGAAGCAAGTAACCAGGCAATTGGCCCTCCAGGGAGTGCGCAACTTCTCGGTCAGCCAGCAG AACAACTTCAAAGTGACCGTCTGTGGTGCCTCCGGCGGCATTGGCCAGCCTCTGTCGTTGTTGCTTAAGCAGAATCCCCTGGTCACGGATCTGTCTCTGTACGACATTGTGCACACACCCGGTGTGGCCGCCGATCTGTCCCATATTGACACCAAGAGCAAGACTGTCGGATTCATGGGCGCCGACCAGCTGGGCGAATCCCTGAAGG GCTCCGATGTGGTTGTCATTCCCGCTGGAGTTCCCCGCAAACCGGGCATGACCCGCGATGATCTGTTCAACGTGAACGCCGGCATCATCAAGGACATTGCCAGCTCCATTGCCAAGAACTGCCCCAAGGCCCTGATAGCCATCATCACGAATCCCGTGAACACCTGCGTGCCAATCGCTGCCGAGATCCTTAAGAAG GCTAGTGTCTACGATCCCAATCGTCTGTTCGGTGTCTCCACCCTGGATGTGGTGCGTGCCCGCGCCTTCATCGGCCATGCCCTGAATGTTGATCCACAGACAGTGCAGATCCCCGTGATCGGCGGCCACTCGGGTGTGACCATTCTGCCCGTGCTGTCCCAGAGCCAGCCTCTGTTCAAGAGCAGCCAGGACGTCATCGAGAAGCTAACGGTGCGCATCCAGGAGGCCGGCACTGAGGTGGTCAAAGCCAAGGCTGGAGCCGGTTCAGCCACCCTCTCGATGGCCTATGCCGGTGCCCGTTTTGCTGGATCCCTGCTGAAGGGCCTCAACGGCGAGAAGAACGTTATCGAGTGCTCCTATGTGCAGTCGACCATCACGGAGGCCACCTTCTTCTCCACCCCTCTGGTGCTGGGCAAGTCAGGTCTGAAAGAGAACCTGGGTCTGCCTAAGCTCAATGACTACGAGAAGAAGCTGCTGGAGGCCGCCATCCCCGAGCTGAAGAAGAACATCCAGAAGGGCATTGACTTTGCCAACGCCTAG
- the LOC108155456 gene encoding uncharacterized protein LOC108155456 isoform X3, whose product MLNSFEMSSLRLNKQQKDHLALLQRPASDVVELCKSAFDYLINGPNASRYETLAKKYSADAVDREAVQRTVEALISLLISVTTRVGGTGVDMRAILRQTFPDLSDDVLEVLEQFVTSKRNFVEGSIKSANIRAYRLVNLDWRLEVRTASRTLLEQCSVVITMKLYLHREPKNENRELLEVDDSGRSEQELAAMQEDERRHRKDLLVQTDVSSLLYMIRTLEDALSESKTRRIRNIVEGIH is encoded by the exons ATG TTAAATTCTTTCGAAATGTCCTCGTTACGACTGAACAAACAGCAAAAGGATCACCTGGCGCTGCTGCAGCGACCAGCCAGCGATGTCGTGGAGCTGTGCAAGTCGGCCTTCGACTATCTAATCAACGGACCCAATGCCAGCCGCTACGAGACGCTGGCCAAGAAGTACTCGGCAGATGCCGTGGACAGGGAGGCAGTGCAGCGGACAGTGGAAGCCTTGATATCGCTTTTGATCAGCGTAACCACCCGCGTGGGTGGCACTGGCGTAGACATGCGGGCAATTCTGCGTCAGACATTCCCCGATCTCAGCGACGATGTTTTGGAGGTGCTGGAGCAGTTTGTGACGAGCAAGCGGAACTTTGTGGAGGGATCGATCAAGTCGGCCAATATACGCGCCTATCGGCTGGTCAACCTAGACTGGCGACTGGAAGTGCGCACAGCATCGAGAACACTGCTGGAGCAGTGTAGTGTGGTTATCACCATGAAGCTCTACCTGCACAGGGAGCCGAAAAACGAGAACCGAGAGCTGCTGGAGGTAGACGATTCAGGACGCAGCGAGCAGGAGCTGGCGGCCATGCAGGAGGATGAACGACGCCATCGCAAGGATCTGCTGGTTCAGACCGATGTCAGTAGTCTGCTGTACATGATCAGAACACTGGAGGACGCCCTTTCCGAGTCGAAGACGCGGCGCATCCGCAACATAGTCGAAGGCATACATTGA